In one Misgurnus anguillicaudatus chromosome 1, ASM2758022v2, whole genome shotgun sequence genomic region, the following are encoded:
- the LOC129432543 gene encoding protein mono-ADP-ribosyltransferase PARP12, whose product MMSVESILKILCAQNGSMEYERLLDLSYGLPEIPDLDQIIIKGSIFSVIQHSDNKEVIVKSAVKLCKNSECGGLCRDLHLCKYYLMTGYCKRPLCNYGHKLITEHNIRVLTDHQMIGLNRDEICVVLLISDPNILPPVCMTYNKGGGPYGNCLDKEQCTRLHVCESFIRGRCDVTDCNRSHDFLNPHVVRILRRRGVPDHLMCSLYSIYRNIVMLKSYSGNTHLKSTKHPVGLKRNSAAVKRGSGCEICLSFVKGYCKNRDCGRIHFEMPYKWEVRVRDTWTLLPNNEEIERDYCCPSNIYSSGAEPVCFEEMILGLDEVRRLSTAPSVLFPSFILTTTWVWYWRDEYDRWIQYASVKEMHRLSSVSSEDLEKKYQEYLQLNNPSDQDAVVKFKAGNRFYELNFKDMIQRNEVSGRERPIRRRPVFISSVDVQISRNSRRSSSAKPRIYKGVPGFWDQSAIPYCGFQKVCLQPSHRDYMRVQDQFGETMRGFTIRQIERVQNRELWENFITKKEAMKKANKERFGERLLFHATKLSLVDLVCQRNFDIEMSDTTVYGKGIYFSKDAQSCHMKTDECEASLMFVCRVLLGHYTRGDARYHRPPPKKTAGDHYDSCVDNLREPSVFVLFDRSQIYPEFLVTYEQNNFFEVSDNRVTSLTLGVDHINLKDGRQSPEASDVGQNLISGSCGVSLTSTLGSASGDTSPSLSPSRETDSISDSTPDKVSSVPTKVPVLDVSKTTLKLVPSTTSLTPLESGVQPLHVVKTSDDSEHQNISVHESISGSSSENIQEVPQIHSDSVCQRSVDLRQLTTESRDLVSTVVQYSNNTVKLDTLSSPVHLMRTSVSSAQRSSESVPNSSLDSSHRTVGPKRYHTENSSATKQRTVETIKVTSQEKPCTIQ is encoded by the exons ATGATGTCTGTGGAAAGTATTCTGAAGATCTTGTGTGCTCAAAATGGATCGATGGAGTACGAGCGTCTTCTGGATCTTTCTTACGGACTGCCGGAGATACCAGACCTGGATCAGATCATCATCAAAGGCTCCATCTTCTCTGTGATCCAGCACAGCGACAATAAAGAGGTCATCGTGAAAAGTGCAGTGAAACTGTGTAAAAACAGCGAGTGTGGCGGCTTGTGTCGAGATCTGCACCTGTGTAAATATTATCTGATGACGGGATACTGTAAAAG gcCATTGTGTAATTATGGACATAAGCTGATAACAGAGCACAACATCCGAGTCCTCACAGATCATCAGATGATTGGTCtgaatcgagatgaaatttgtgTTGTGTTACTAATCAGTGATCCCAACATTCTGCCTCCT GTGTGCATGACATACAACAAAGGTGGCGGGCCGTACGGTAACTGTCTGGATAAAGAGCAGTGCACGAGACTGCACGTGTGTGAGAGTTTCATCAGAGGACGCTGTGATGTCACAGACTGCAACAGATCACATGATTTTCTCAATCCTCATGTGGTCAGAATCTTGAGACGCAGAGGAGTGCCCGATCACCTGATGTGTTCACTTTACTCCATTTACCGCAATATAGTCATGCTGAAGAGTTACAGTGGCAATACTCATCTCAAGAGCACAAAACACCCGGTTGGACTGAAGAGAAATAGTGCAGCAGTAAAGAGAGGCTCAG GATGTGAAATCTGCCTCAGTTTTGTCAAAGGCTACTGTAAAAACC GAGACTGTGGCAGAATCCACTTTGAAATGCCGTATAAATGGGAAGTGAGGGTGCGTGACACCTGGACTCTCTTACCCAACAATGAGGAGATTGAGCGAGATTACTGCTGCCCATCTAACATCTACAG TTCAGGAGCTGAGCCTGTTTGTTTCGAGGAAATGATTCTGGGTCTGGATGAGGTCCGGCGTCTCTCTACAGCACCCTCAGTTCTCTTTCCCAGTTTCATCCTCACCACCACTTGGGTCTGGTACTGGAGAGATGAGTACGATCGTTGGATCCAGTATGCATCAGTG AAAGAAATGCACAGATTGTCTTCAGTCAGCAGTGAGGACCTGGAGAAGAAATATCAGGAGTATTTACAGCTCAACAACCCTTCAGATCAGGATGCTGTTGTGAAGTTCAAAGCCGGCAATCGGTTTTATGAGCTGAATTTTAAAG ATATGATACAAAGAAATGAAGTAAGTGGAAGAGAGAGACCCATCAGACGACGGCCCGTCTTTATCTCCTCAGTGGACGTCCAGATTAGCAGAAACAG CCGGAGAAGCTCATCGGCTAAGCCTCGCATTTATAAAGGGGTTCCTGGATTTTGGGACCAAAGTGCGATTCCTTACTGTGGATTTCAG AAAGTTTGTCTCCAACCATCTCACAGAGATTACATGAGAGTCCAGGATCAGTTCGGTGAGACCATGAGAGGTTTCACAATCCGACAGATTGAGCGTGTGCAAAACAGGGAACTCTGGGAAAACTTCATCAC CAAAAAAGAAGCAATGAAAAAAGCAAACAAAGAGAGATTTGGTGAACGCCTTTTGTTTCATGCGACCAAACTTTCCCTTGTTGATCTTGTATGTCAACGAAACTTTGATATTGAGATGTCAGATACCACAGTGTATGGGAAAG GGATTTATTTCTCAAAGGACGCACAGTCATGCCATATGAAGACAGATGAATGCGAAGCGAGCTTGATGTTTGTGTGCAGGGTTTTACTCGGACACTACACCAGAGGAGACGCTCGCTACCACCGCCCACCGCCCAAAAAGACCGCAGGAGATCACTACGACAGCTGTGTAGACAATCTCCGCGAACCGTCTGTCTTCGTGTTGTTCGACAGGTCACAGATCTATCCAGAGTTCCTTGTTACTTATGAGCAGAACAATTTTTTCGAAGTGTCAGACAACCGTGTCACATCTCTTACGTTGGGTGTTGATCATATAAATCTAAAAGATGGTAGACAAAGCCCTGAAGCCTCAGATGTTGGACAAAACTTAATCAGTGGATCATGTGGTGTAAGTCTTACATCTACACTAGGTTCTGCTTCAGGGGATACTTCACCCTCTTTAAGTCCCTCCAGAGAAACAGACTCGATCTCAGATTCAACACCAGACAAAGTTTCGAGCGTTCCAACTAAGGTTCCTGTCTTGGATGTTTCAAAAACCACTCTTAAACTAGTTCCGAGTACAACAAGTTTAACACCACTTGAGTCTGGTGTCCAGCCCCTGCATGTTGTAAAAACCTCAGATGATTCAGAGCACCAGAACATCTCAGTCCATGAGTCTATCAGCGGTTCTTCATCTGAAAACATCCAAGAAGTCCCTCAGATACACAGCGATTCAGTGTGTCAGCGTTCAGTGGATCTCAGACAACTGACAACTGAGTCGAGGGATTTAGTGTCAACAGTGGTGCAGTACTCAAATAATACTGTAAAACTGGACACGTTGTCTTCTCCGGTCCACTTGATGAGAACATCAGTCTCTTCAGCTCAGCGTTCCAGTGAATCTGTGCCAAACTCTTCATTGGATTCTTCTCATCGGACTGTCGGTCCAAAACGTTATCACACAGAAAACTCTTCAGCAACAAAACAGAGAACAGTAGAGACTATCAAAGTCACTTCACAGGAGAAACCATGCACTATTCAATGA
- the LOC129432372 gene encoding protein mono-ADP-ribosyltransferase PARP12: MLKELIIQTICANNGSLDWDDLVSRFGCCDDVVNQNESFAVVVINGRKTVLVRSQVRLCRAPNCSGCAKLHLCKHYLFGSCRFGRGRRTCRFSHDLISGQNFALLTSHGLNMLDRKELCVLLLQNDNGLLPQVCYSYNNGTGEYGRCEQGEECKRMHICEKYLRGSCECSRAHDFYEPHPLKTLQNRGVPTELMFIMKDLYTNIEALRDLTKNKQPKAANTNSAKNRTRNQKLTDTPNANKGQNRPFQTSTEKTEICMYYIKGFCKHGDSCRKEHSSVPYQWEFRDGFEWKSLPDNEAVEKDYCDPEKSYSSGMPAVSFDTMTRGSQSVRRLSTVSSVIQPTFILTTEWLWYWEDEFGNWIQYATSEGGHTSSSISSAELEQSYQTDNSLVIEFTAGSQTYQLSLKDMIQTNKSYGTKKLVRRRPKFVSAADVHIIKRTKRTPINFKSLPEHWDKSLIPDTGFKRVKLLSSSGEYSKIQKLFNATMRGYTIQQIDRIQNKALWEQFQLQKDHMKKKNGGRDVKENELFHGTDPKYLDAICLNNFDWRICGTHGTAYGKGSYFARDAEYSHNYTKDLGTRCMFVCRILVGDYAKGSSSYLRPPSKDGGDTVFYDSCVNDLYNPTIFVVFEKHQIYPEYLIEYRDSTSHHTQIPAATTRPATVRRPVSAFAYSSNPHTYTTPSHTTPSHASFSSRPNVTSSQASSLYNAPSFTSSSSQSSLYDSSSRRASPSSSSNSGCIIS, from the exons ATGTTGAAAGAGTTGATTATTCAGACCATTTGTGCCAATAATGGATCGCTGGATTGGGATGATTTGGTGTCAAGATTCGGTTGCTGTGATGATGTTGTGAATCAAAATGAATCTTtcgctgttgttgttataaacgGAAGGAAGACAGTTTTGGTGAGAAGTCAAGTTCGCCTGTGCAGAGCGCCGAACTGTAGCGGCTGTGCAAAGCTTCATCTGTGTAAACATTACCTGTTCGGCTCGTGTCGATTCGGCAGAGGACG ACGAACATGTCGGTTCAGTCATGATCTGATCTCAGGTCAGAATTTTGCTCTTCTCACCTCTCATGGCCTGAACATGCTCGACAGAAAAGAGCTTTGTGTTCTTCTGCTCCAAAACGATAACGGCCTCTTACCACAG GTGTGTTATTCTTATAATAATGGCACAGGTGAATATGGGCGATGTGAGCAAGGCGAGGAATGTAAGAGAATGCACATCTGTGAGAAATACCTGCGAGGGTCCTGTGAGTGTTCCCGGGCTCATGATTTCTATGAGCCTCATCCTCTAAAGACCCTACAAAACAGAGGGGTGCCCACTGAACTCATGTTCATCATGAAGGATCTTTACACAAATATTGAAGCCTTGAGAGATCTGACCAAAAACAAACAACCAAAAGCTGCAAACACTAATAGTGCCAAAAACAGAACTAGAAATCAAAAACTGACAGATACTCCTAATGCAAATAAAGGACAAAACAGGCCCTTTCAAACCTCCACAG AGAAAACTGAGATCTGCATGTATTACATCAAAGGATTTTGTAAACATGGAG ACTCCTGTAGAAAGGAACATTCCAGTGTTCCGTATCAGTGGGAATTCCGAGACGGATTCGAGTGGAAATCTCTTCCTGACAATGAGGCTGTGGAGAAGGATTATTGTGATCCTGAGAAATCATACAG CTCTGGAATGCCTGCGGTTTCTTTTGATACGATGACTCGAGGTTCTCAAAGCGTCAGGCGTCTGTCAACGGTGTCATCAGTCATCCAACCCACCTTCATTCTGACCACAGAGTGGCTCTGGTACTGGGAGGATGAGTTTGGAAACTGGATCCAGTACGCAACATCAGAAG GAGGTCACACATCTTCATCCATCAGTAGTGCTGAGTTGGAGCAGAGTTATCAGACTGACAACAGTTTAGTGATTGAGTTTACAGCTGGATCGCAAACCTATCAACTCAGTTTAAAAG ATATGATTCAGACAAACAAATCTTATGGAACTAAGAAGCTCGTAAGACGTCGCCCCAAATTTGTTTCTGCAGCTGATGTTCATATAATCAAGAGAAC TAAACGGACACCCATCAATTTTAAGAGTCTACCAGAACACTGGGATAAATCTCTTATTCCTGACACTGGATTTAAG AGAGTGAAGCTGCTGAGCTCATCTGGTGAATACAGCAAGATCCAGAAACTGTTCAACGCCACTATGAGAGGATATACCATTCAGCAGATTGACAGGATTCAGAACAAAGCATTATGGGAACAATTTCAGTT GCAGAAGGATCATATGAAGAAGAAGAATGGGGGCAGAGATGTGAAGGAGAATGAGCTATTTCATGGCACAGACCCAAAGTACTTAGATGCCATCTGTCTGAATAACTTTGACTGGAGGATCTGTGGGACACACGGCACAGCTTATGGCAAAG GCAGTTATTTTGCTAGGGATGCTGAATACTCTCACAACTACACCAAAGATTTAGGAACCCGTTGCATGTTCGTTTGTCGGATTCTGGTGGGCGACTACGCCAAAGGTTCTTCCAGCTACCTCCGGCCCCCCTCTAAAGATGGAGGAGATACGGTCTTCTACGACAGCTGCGTGAATGATCTCTACAATCCCACCATATTTGTTGTGTTTGAAAAGCATCAAATCTACCCCGAGTATCTGATTGAGTACAGAGACTCGACTTCTCATCACACACAAATCCCTGCGGCAACCACGAGACCAGCAACAGTGAGAAGACCAGTATCTGCATTTGCGTACAGCTCAAATCCACACACCTATACCACCCCCTCACATACCACACCCTCACATGCATCATTCTCATCTAGACCTAATGTCACCAGCTCACAGGCCTCTTCCCTTTATAACGCCCCCTCATTTACCTCATCCTCATCTCAATCTTCCTTGTATGATTCTTCTTCACGCAGAGCCTCACCATCTTCATCCTCTAATTCGGGGTGCATCATCTCCTGA